The Spirosoma radiotolerans genome has a window encoding:
- a CDS encoding NUDIX hydrolase, whose protein sequence is MIHYTHPNRILIALDCIIFGYDGEQLKLLLIKRNMEPEQGRWSLMGGFLHEKEDLEAAAQRILYDLTGLTNTYLEQLQTFGAVARDPVERTISVVYYSLVNIQDQDINAIRAHNASWVNLEEKPNLIFDHDTMVEQALRRLRYKAALHAIGFELLPEKFTIPQLQKLYEAIYTRQLDRRNFSRKILSTDLLIGTGEKDTTSVTKKGQLYRLNTTKYQEYLTDYVSFFPELTLS, encoded by the coding sequence ATGATCCACTACACACATCCCAATCGAATCCTGATTGCCCTGGACTGCATCATTTTCGGGTACGATGGCGAACAACTGAAATTATTGCTCATTAAGCGCAACATGGAACCCGAGCAGGGCCGCTGGTCACTGATGGGTGGTTTTTTACACGAAAAAGAAGACCTTGAAGCCGCTGCCCAACGCATTTTATACGACCTCACAGGCCTGACCAATACTTATCTCGAACAGTTGCAAACGTTTGGTGCCGTGGCCCGCGATCCGGTTGAACGAACTATTTCGGTTGTTTACTACTCCCTGGTCAACATTCAGGATCAAGACATCAACGCAATCCGGGCGCACAATGCCTCCTGGGTCAATCTTGAGGAGAAACCAAATCTGATTTTCGACCATGACACGATGGTTGAGCAGGCACTTCGCCGACTACGGTACAAAGCTGCTCTACATGCCATCGGCTTTGAACTCCTGCCCGAAAAGTTTACCATCCCACAGCTTCAAAAATTGTATGAGGCCATCTATACCCGACAACTTGATCGCCGGAATTTCAGCCGAAAAATACTATCTACGGATCTGTTGATTGGTACGGGCGAGAAGGACACGACCTCGGTCACCAAGAAAGGGCAGCTGTATCGGCTGAACACGACGAAGTATCAGGAATACCTGACCGATTACGTCAGCTTTTTCCCAGAACTGACACTTTCCTAA